One part of the Lotus japonicus ecotype B-129 chromosome 2, LjGifu_v1.2 genome encodes these proteins:
- the LOC130735371 gene encoding uncharacterized protein LOC130735371, producing KLAAAHFSDYALVWWNKFAKERLRNEEPAVETWAEMKRIMRKRYVPSSHARDVKFKLQKLTQGSKSVEEYYKELEVLMLQANLEEDEEVTMIRFINGLSNDVRDIVELQEYVDMEELLHKATKVEQQLKRKGLARKSSTNSNSSWRDRMKNEGPSTLSKPATKPQASASSKPLEQPSKKSKEVKCFKCQGMGHYAYECASKKTMILKDDGDYTSESEGEQSEEEEEAAMNGELLMIRRMLGSQQKPKKESQRENIFHTRCSVNGQICLMIVDGGSCTNVASERMVEKLNLVTKPHPWPYKLQWLSHYGEIQVSKQVEVDFSIGKYRDKVLCDVVPMEASHILLGRPWQYDTKDYEDVFPTSVPSGLPPLRGIEHQIDLIPGASLPNRPAYRSNPQETTEIQRQVEELLNKGWVRNSMSPCAVPVILVPKKDGTWRFVVSSKGVQVDEEKIKAIQEWPTPKSVGDVRSFHGLASFYRRFVKDFSTLAAPLNEVVKKNVGFHWGKNQEEAFAALKHKLTHAPILALPNFAKSFELECDASNVGIGAVLLQEGHPIAYFSEKLSGAALNYSTYDKELYALVRALKTWQHYLLPKEFVIHSDHESLKYLKGQGKLNKRHAKWVEFLEQFPYVIKHKKGKSNIVADALSRRHVHNGFLFKENRLCVPKSSIRELLVKESHAGGLMGHFGVQKTLETLQEHFYWPKMKHDVIKFCEHCIVCKKAKSKVMPHGLYTSLPIPEYPWVDLSMDFVLGLPRTKNGKDSIFVVVDRFSKMAHFIPCRKADDACHVADLFFKEVVRLHGMPRSIVSDRDTKFLSHFWRTLWGKLGTKLLFSTTCHPQTDGQTEVVNRTLGTLLRTVLKANLKAWEACLPHVEFAYNRAVHSTTNCSPFEVVYGFNPLTPLDLLPMPNISVHMRKERFPEQRKSKLQPRGDGPFQVLERINNNAYKIELPDGGEFDLRSNPFQEGGNDEDKDKDKGHGALKGLGGPMTRARAKKAKETLQQVVATILEDKVVEEMEPKIMMIIQAQEEEPAHA from the exons aaacttgcagctgctcacttttcagactatgctcttgtttggtggaataagtttgcaaaagagagattgagaaatgaggagccagcggtggaaacatgggctgaaatgaaacgaatcatgaggaaaagatatgtcccttcaagccatgctagggatgtaaaatttaaacttcaaaaacttacccaaggcagcaagagtgttgaggagtattacaaagaacttgaggtgcttatgttgcaagccaatcttgaggaggatgaagaggtaaccatgattcgatttattaatggtctatctaatgatgttagagatattgtagaacttcaggaatatgtagacatggaagaattgctgcacaaggccactaaagttgagcaacaactcaaaaggaaagggcttgcaaggaagagttctaccaattccaattcatcttggagagacagaatgaagaatgaagggccgagcacccttagcaaaccagccaccaaaccacaagcttcagcttcttcaaaacctcttgaacaaccatccaaaaagagcaaagaggtcaagtgcttcaaatgccaaggtatgggacattatgcttatgaatgtgcctccaaaaagaccatgattcttaaggatgatggagactacaccagtgagtccgaaggagaacaaagtgaagaagaagaggaggcagccatgaatggtgaactgttgatgatccgaagaatgcttggtagccaacaaaagccaaagaaagaaagccaaagagagaatatctttcacacaagatgttctgtcaatgggcagatttgcttgatgattgttgatggcggaagctgtactaatgtggctagtgaaagaatggtggagaagctgaacctggtcacaaaaccacatccttggccatacaaacttcaatggctcagccactatggagaaatacaagtaagtaagcaagttgaagttgacttttccattggcaaatacagggataaggttctttgtgatgttgttcccatggaggctagtcacatactgctgggaagaccatggcaatatgacacca aggattatgaggatgtgtttccaacaagtgttccaagtggtctaccaccactgagaggaattgagcatcaaattgatctcattccgggagcttctttgcctaataggccagcatatagaagcaacccacaagaaaccactgaaattcaaagacaagtggaagaactcttgaacaaagggtgggtaagaaatagcatgagtccttgtgctgtaccggtgattttggtaccaaagaaagatgggacttggaga tttgttgtgagttcgaaaggagtgcaggttgatgaggaaaagatcaaagccattcaagagtggcccactcctaaatccgtgggtgatgtaagaagttttcatggcttggccagtttctacaggaggtttgtaaaggactttagtaccttggcagcacccctaaatgaagtggtgaaaaagaatgtgggttttcattggggaaagaatcaagaagaggcctttgctgccctaaagcataagcttacccatgcacctatacttgctttacctaactttgctaaatcttttgaacttgaatgtgatgcttcaaatgtaggtattggagctgtgttgcttcaagaaggccacccaattgcttattttagtgaaaagttaagcggagctgcccttaactattctacttatgataaggaattgtatgctttggtgagagctttgaagacctggcagcattatcttttgcccaaggaattcgtgattcatagtgatcatgagtcgctgaaatacttgaaggggcaaggtaagttgaacaaaaggcatgccaaatgggttgaatttttggaacaatttccctatgtcataaaacacaaaaaggggaaaagtaacattgtggctgatgctttatccaggagacacgt gcacaatggatttttatttaaggaaaacaggttgtgtgtgcctaaaagttccattagagaactgcttgttaaagaatcccatgctgggggactaatgggtcattttggagtccaaaagactctagaaactttacaggaacatttctattggcccaaaatgaaacatgatgtgatcaagttttgtgaacattgcattgtttgcaagaaggctaagtctaaggtgatgccacatggtttgtatacttctttgccaatccctgaatacccttgggttgacttgtctatggactttgttttaggcctccctagaacaaagaatggtaaggattccatttttgtggttgttgataggttttcaaaaatggctcactttattccttgcaggaaagctgatgatgcttgtcacgttgctgatttgttctttaaagaagttgtaagacttcatgggatgcctagaagcatagttagtgatagggacaccaagttcctaagtcacttctggaggactttatgggggaagttaggcaccaaacttttgttctctaccacttgccacccacaaactgatgggcaaactgaggtggttaataggaccctaggcaccttgcttaggactgtccttaaggccaatttaaaggcttgggaggcgtgtttgcctcatgttgaatttgcttacaatagggctgtccatagcactaccaattgctctccatttgaagtagtgtatggatttaaccctttgactcctcttgatttgttgcctatgcctaacatttc ggtgcacatgaggaaggaaaggtttccagaacaaaggaaatccaaactccaacctagaggggatggaccttttcaagtgcttgagagaatcaataacaatgcctacaaaatagagcttccag atggcggagaatttgatttgaggtcaaatccttttcaagagggagggaatgatgaggacaaggacaaggacaagggtcatggagccctaaaaggacttggaggaccaatgacaagggctagagctaaaaaggccaaagagactcttcagcaagtagtggcaaccattcttgaagacaaagtggtagaagagatggaaccaaaaatcatgatgatcattcaggcccaagaagaagagccagcccacgcatag